A single region of the Salvelinus sp. IW2-2015 linkage group LG20, ASM291031v2, whole genome shotgun sequence genome encodes:
- the LOC111980737 gene encoding cardiotrophin-2-like, with the protein MIVQFSIYSSSPCLFQMAVWWCVLFPLFFLTLSCVYPCCASTPGLLQAYSYSLKSTRCTHARVQQLLMRYKEELLEDKQFEDRDLELQTIPSLSTDFYHWLQMKDWERLSAASQDLHTFWAHLDMKRKEMEVDKVEQRAAHWMGTRGKAKTTIPQGIHRIQTDLRDLMTKVNFQLRCVNSSSVSPTSPPTLTRAVSPSSSHQALSKSLWTSRLEGYVILRDLERYLTKLARDFILLKTKHSGPPSAQPSGR; encoded by the exons ATGATTGTGCAGTTCAGCATATAttcatcctctccctgtctcttccagATGGCTGTTTGGTGGTGCGTTCTGTTTCCCCTGTTCTTCCTCACCCTGAGCTGTGTGTACCCATGTTGTGCTTCCACTCCAGGCCTACTCCAGGCCTACTCATACTCCCTCAAATCCACCAGGTGCACCCACGCCCGGGTTCAGCAGCTGCTCATGAGATAT AAAGAGGAGCTGTTGGAAGACAAGCAGTTTGAGGACAGAGATCTGGAGTTACAGACCATACCATCACTCTCTACAGACTTCTACCACTGGCTTCAGATgaag GACTGGGAGCGTCTGAGTGCTGCCTCTCAAGACCTGCACACTTTCTGGGCTCACCTGGATATGAAGAGAAAGGAGATGGAGGTGGATAAGGTGGAACAGAGAGCAGCCCACTGGATGGGGACAAGGGGGAAGGCTAAAACCACCATACCCCAGGGTATACACCGCATTCAGACAGACCTGCGGGATCTCATGACAAAAGTCAACTTTCAG TTGAGGTGTGTGAACAGTTCCAGTGTGAGCCCCACCTCTCCCCCAACCCTGACCCGTGCAGTGAGCCCTTCCTCCAGCCACCAGGCCCTATCAAAGTCCCTGTGGACCAGCCGCCTGGAGGGCTACGTCATCCTCAGGGACCTGGAGCGCTACCTCACCAAGCTGGCCAGAGACTTCATCCTCTTGAAGACCAAACACAGTGGTCCTCCAAGCGCCCAGCCCAGTGGCAGATAA